TTATAAAATACATTAGTCGTAATCACATTACTTTGATTCTTTAATGGAATCACTACAACTTCCAAACCATTTTTCAGTGTCGTTTGATAATGTTTTGGAAGCACAGATTTTATCGGGCTATTTTCCGCCATCAAAACTCCTACTAAAAATAAATTAACACAAAAAATTCTAAAAATTATGCAGATTAATTGCATAAATCCACGCCTACCGCTTCGCCAATATGGTTGAATCCATCACGTTCTAAAAAATTTTTTAAATCCAAATTGATTTGTTTTACTAAACTTGGTCCCTCAAAAATCAGCGCACTAAAAACTTGCACAAGATTTGCACCCAAACGAATCCTTGTGTAAGCCTCCTGTGCATTTGAGATTCCACCCACGCTTATAAGCGTTGTTTTTTGATTTGTATTCTTCAAATAAAGCGCAATCTGTTTCAACATTTCGCGACTTTTTGAGGCTAAAACCTTTCCGCTAATTCCTCCTCTATCTTGTGGTCGTGCAACAAGACTATAATCCAAAGTCGTATTGGTTGCAATAATGCCTTTTGCTCCGCTTTTTATCGCTGCTTCAATCAAACTCAAAGCAAAATCTATCTCCAAATCAGGAGCAATTTTTAAATAAATTGGCTTAGTATAAACTTGACAAAGACTACTAAAAAGCTCTTGAATGAAATTAATATTTTGCAAATCACGCAAATTTGGTGTATTAGGCGAAGAAAGATTCACGCTCAAATAATCACTACTTTGTGCAAAATTGCGCGCTAAAGTCAAATAATCCTTAAGAGATTCTTCTTGTGAAGTAATTTTGTTTTTACCAATATTCACACCCAAAGGCACAACAAAGGGAAAAAGATTCTTTAAGTACGCATTTACCATACTCATTCCCTCATTGTTGAATCCCATTGCGTTTTGGATAGATTCCTCTTCTATATGTCGCCAAAGACGCGGCTTATCATTGCCGCTTTGCGCTAAAGGCGTTACCGCTCCTAGCTCTAAATGTGAAAAACCTAGTGCGCAAAGCAATTCTATCATCTTAGCATTTTTGTCAAATCCCGCTGCCAATCCCACA
The genomic region above belongs to Helicobacter ganmani and contains:
- the pyrD gene encoding dihydroorotate dehydrogenase (quinone); the encoded protein is MLNYQTLRPFIFKTNPETAHTIIEFLSKIAPKIPAFLPFLSYKNCLKDSILMQEIDGMRFYNPVGLAAGFDKNAKMIELLCALGFSHLELGAVTPLAQSGNDKPRLWRHIEEESIQNAMGFNNEGMSMVNAYLKNLFPFVVPLGVNIGKNKITSQEESLKDYLTLARNFAQSSDYLSVNLSSPNTPNLRDLQNINFIQELFSSLCQVYTKPIYLKIAPDLEIDFALSLIEAAIKSGAKGIIATNTTLDYSLVARPQDRGGISGKVLASKSREMLKQIALYLKNTNQKTTLISVGGISNAQEAYTRIRLGANLVQVFSALIFEGPSLVKQINLDLKNFLERDGFNHIGEAVGVDLCN